The following nucleotide sequence is from Juglans microcarpa x Juglans regia isolate MS1-56 chromosome 6D, Jm3101_v1.0, whole genome shotgun sequence.
ATTCATGGAAATTAGAGGCAAATCATATATCTGTACCCAGAACATAGCTTTCGTAGTCGAATTCTGTGTAGTTGTAGTAATGTCCATTCCAGCTCCTTCACCACCGGCAGGTGTTTGTCAAAGACCAAGGTCCATACCGTTTGAAACAATTTTTATCCCTGTTATCTTCAAATTCCACTAGCATTAACTTTGGTCCTAGATATtagaaattgatattttttactGGTCTCCATATCTTCTTCATTCTTTGCTTGAGAGCTTCCTTATTGTATTTGATGATTCTTTTAGAGTTTGATAATAAGGCACTTCTCTCCTCTGGTCATGGTATCTTCTAGTTTATTTGCCTTCACTTGaattttttgttcttgagataGTTTCTTGTAAAGTTCCTCCGGTCCATTGTTCTCCACAGAAATCCAAACCAATACTACTCTAGTGTCGTAGGTTCGAAAACCTGTACGAAAGATGAGTGAAAAACCCTTACTAAGTAGAAACCTAACCCGGTTTGGATATAAAAGTCTCTCAAATtcatctcttttaattattttaacttttttaaattttcacataaaatataataaataatttaatttttttaaatattaaaaaaataatattttaataatattttatttaattttaatttttatctcaacttatctcattgcAATTCAGTATCCAAACCTCTCATTCGACACAGGAGAGCctcaaaattatttatgtatttttatgattttgttgtCTGTGATAATGAATTTTGAGCGTAACATAATAACATACGGTacgataaaagataaaagatagtCAAAATGTTGACTTGAAATCTCATTGGTCCGTGACCAAAGTTGCCTGCAAATTAATTACCCTTCGTAGAACCATAATAATCCGCCCAAATGTTAAAAGAGTTTCGAGGGACAGGTAAGATCCGAACACAGGGACTCACTCAGGAGCGTGCTCAGTCGGCCTGGTCCGAGACTCCGAAAAGATGGAAACCACAACACATGACCCGACTTCTAAACTCGACGAACCAGAGCTCGACCTCTACACCATTCCAAGCCACTCTagtaagtctctctctctctctctctctctctctctctccttcctctaaTCCGGACTTTGATCCCTCTTCACTTTTCGTTCAAACCCTAATCTCTCCGTCTGGTTCCCTGAATCCAATTCCTCGAAATATTTCGGgtgaaaagagaataaaattctgCAACTTTCTGTTAAAATGACCTAGAATTTGTCATTGAAACCTACCATATATTCTCTTTAgctagttgttttttttttttgggttttttggaagtttttgtttctaatcaaacaattgaatttacGGAAAAAAATTAGACCTGAGATTGAAATCGAACACTCTTAGGTTGGTTCTTGTGGGACGAAATCCACGCAACCGAGAAACTCGCTCTAAGAGAATTCTTCGACGGAAGCTCTTTTTCAAGGACGCCCAAAATATACAAGGAGTACAGAGATTTTATCATCAATAAGTACAGAGAAGAGCCTTCGAGGCGGCTTAGCTTCACTGACGTCCGAAAATCACTGGTGGGCGATGTTAGCTTGCTCCACAAGGTTTTTAGGTTCTTGGACGAGCggggtttgataaatttcagTGCGCCTTCCGGTAACAATACTAGTTTAGTTGTGGTGGAGGATGGGGAGGATAGATCTAGAATTAAGATTGAGGGTGTTGTCCCCAATGCGGTTCGAGTTGGGGCCTCACCAAATTCGCCAAAGCCTATTTCCGTGCCACCAAACGTCGTGGATAATGCAGTTGAGAAGGGATTCAAGTTTCTGCCATTGGCGTCCTATTCCGATGTTTTTGGTGATTTGGTGAAGCCGAAGGGGTTGATTTGTGGAAATTGTGGTGGAATTTGCGACTCTGGTCACTATAAATATACCAAGGTATTAGCTCTTTTATATTTACATTTGATCTCAGGTTTTGTTGTCTATTATAAATTGTTTGCAAGAAATAGTGGGCTAGTTTTACTGATTGCAATCATTGGATGCCTAGCATGTCCAATTAAATTTAATGTAGCCATGAACAATCTTATTGGTCAGGTCTTTGTGGGAGTTTGCTGTACATGTCCTCTATGTTTGGGTCTCTGTGTTAAGCATTGGTATAACCAATCTGAATACATGTTGCTTATCTTCCTCAAGGATTAGATTTCGAATTTGGCTGTTTAtgtgatctttttatttatttttttatttatgatggAAAACATATGTCATTGGTTGTTTGTGTTGAAAACGACACCAAAGGATTGAAACAATCATGAAACTAACAGCTAGGTATAAGTTTATTGATTCTACatgttttttcatttaatgaaggTGAATTCTTTTGGAGTACGATTGAGTGCAGGACCTTAGCTATTGCATTTGGTTACCTCAGATGTCCAATGCTCCAATTTTCACCAGGAAAAAGTGCCTTACAGATTATAGCGATGTTCTGAACTTGATAAATATGCTAACAGGACAATGTTCTGGGTTTGATTTACATGATTTTGATAGCGCTGGTTTGCAGTTTTAGCAGTACAATAAATTCATCacaaaaatctctctctctctctctctgctgtTATGAGTTTGTAATTCATATTATCTCTCAcactatattattttcttttgtgcttTAGAACTTGTGACTCCCATATTTGTTCTAATTATTACACTGGCAGGGTGAATTCATAATTTGCATAAACtgtttcaaaaatcaaaattatggGGAGAACAGGTCTATGGATGAATTCAAGCTCAATGAGTGTGCGGAAAACAAGGGTAGTGATGGAGCTATCTGGACTGAGGCAGAAACCCTACTTCTTTTAGAATCTGTATTGAAGCATGGGGATGACTGGGAGCTTGTTGCTCAAAATGTTCAAACCAAAAGCAAGGTTGATTGTATATTGAAACTCATTGAATTGCCTTTTGGAGAGCTTGTGTTGGGTTCTGCCCACAAATATGGTAATTATGGTGGCCTCAATGGCAGTATGAATGGAACAAAACAAGCCCAGTTATCTTCATCTGAACATCATGAAGCTATCAGATTAGAAGGTCAATGTCATGAACAGATTAATGAAAGGGAGGAGAATGGAGACACTGTGGACCAAGGTCATCCTTCAAAAAGACAGCGCATTGCATCCCTTTCAGATGCCGGTAGTTCACTTATGAAACAGGTAGGAGACCTTGTtacaaaaatattgtttttcagAACTTCCAAGCTAACCGCTATTTTGGGACATTATTGCTGTTTTAGCTGGTTTGTACTCTGTTTATAGTTGGTAAATTGAgtattatattcaaacaataactGTGTAAAATTGTTGGAAGACAAAAAGTAGTGAAGTGTGCTTTATGGTTTCCAATGCTGGGGCAAAGATCTGAcgcaaaagagagaaagaagaaatgatatttggttgtatctataaatatatatttatttatgtattacgCATAGCTTTGTCtctctcatatatttttatatcggCTAACTGAACTTTGCTCCTGTAAATGAATGGAGaaaatcctttttttaaaatcttatttatttttctgggtgagagagagaggaaaagggggggggggggggggacatcTGTCGAGCTTTTCCTTCCCTTCTTATTATGCGCAACAAGAAGTTAATATTGTTTGCATCAGGTTGCTCGGATCTCAACCATGGTTGGTTCTCAAACCACGGCTGCTGCAGCTGAGGCTGCTGTCACAGCACTTTGTGACGAAAACTCATTTCCAAGAGAGATCTTTGATGTTGAGGAGGATCATATTTCTAATGGATTATCTTCTCCCACTGCAAGTTACGAGGCAGAAAGgttattcattcattcatttattacATATTGTAATGCCCCTGGATTCCTGGAACTGGAAGCATTATCTGACTCTTCCACTGATactatgattttaaaattttctgttaTCTGTTTCAGAGTCCTTAAGAATGAAGAATCTAAGACGAAGGAAGGTTTGACTCAATCAGGTATGAAGAAGCAAAATGATTTCAGAAGTTTTATGTCTGTAACTATGTCACAGTGAAGACATCTCttggtatattatatatgttggctTCTGAAATGCATTGATTtttctgttatttatttaagatcgaaaccatttgtttttcttaaggAAAGATTGATTTGGTCATAACATAATGGAAGAGTCCTAGTGGTTTGTAGGTTTTTTGGTGCTTCATTTCCATGTGGCCACTAGATATCATCGTCCACATCCACAATTTCTCTGGGCAgccattttctattcttttattgGGTATTGATTGCTGTAGCATGTCActctttatcattttatgaaTCTCTACTTCTTACAGAAACTGTATATACACCCCACAAGAGGGATGATATACCTCTAACTCTGCAAATTAGAGCATCAATTGCAACAGCTCTTGGGGCAGCTGCTGCTCGTGCTAAATTGTTAGCTGAGCAGGAGGACAGAGAGGTTGAAAATTTAGTGGGGATCATAATTGAGACACAGGTGGGTCATAGCTTTTCTTTGTTCATGGTCCACATGCTTTGCCCCTTTATGTTCTACTTGCTGAAAACTTTCCATTTAAGAGGTAGGCAGGCCTAAGCATTTGTTCTTTGCTTGAATGCACATGTAGATGAAAAAGTTGCACCAGAAAATCAAGCATTTTGAAGATCTGGAGCTGATAATGGAGAAGGAATACACTGAAATGGAAGAACTTAAAGATTGCCTTTTAGCGGAACGGATTGGAGTCCTACAGAAGGCAATCAATGCCGGTATCTCTAGATGGAGGGATCACTCTGTAAAATCTTAAGATTGGTAGCATATTTTACTAAAGATTTTGTTGATATCATCGAGAAGgcaaaggaggaggaggagaagaagaagaagaaaagatgagATCCGAGATGCACCTTATGAAATTTCAATATATGCTTTTGTGTTTATTTCCAAGCGGAAATTGATGTTACCGCCAATTGGCACTTAAACTTACAATTAGGGCTGATGAACACCATATTCGTACCATTAGTTGGCTATAACCTCTTTAGAAATGTTCGTGACACAAGGTTCAATACTATTTCCTTGGTAGTCTTTATCTTCTACTCTTGTATCAATCTGAAGTCTTCACCTTGATTTTACATTAGAATATCTAGCAATGTCACTGCCATGAATGATTATGGTTTAGACAACAATTCCTATATCAATTCTGTATAATCCAATGTTTCCTTGTATTTCTACAATTTATTTCCTTCACACTCGCACACAATTTCGCAGCCAAAAGAAACGATATATCATCATTCCTGCCATGTATGGTGACTAAATTTTGTTGTCCTTTGTTCTGAAATCGCACTCAATGTCTATATGCTGTTCCTTCCTAGAAATAACATGAGCGAACTATAGGCAAAGATTATACGAGCTTGGAAGTTGGAACTTAAAAACTTCGACTTTTGAAAAGGTTTGTAAAGAGGAAACTTCTTGCCATCTCCTGAGGAAATTTCGGAGACAGACTCAAGTTCCCTTTCACCCGCAATATGTTTTGTCCTATCTGTTGCCTAATCAAATCAACGTTTTTAGGATCAATAGGTTGGCCAGACACATCAGTGACAAAGAATGTATCTTTGAGTTTCCCTCCCCTTGTTGCCAGCTCTGCCTGTCTAATGCGCAAACCATTTTCCCGAAATATTCTGGTAATATCCGAGAGGAGTCCGAGTCTGTCATCACTGCACAGTTCTAGTTCCAGTTCCTGTATCAGAGTAAGCAATTCTTAGAAAATTACCTAAACAAATGCTACTCTAAACTCTCAAGTGTCTAAAGTGGGCTATCTACCTCAGAGGCTCTTCTCTGGATGGCTGCTTCAAGGCAATCTATAACACGTTGTCTCTCAGCCTCTGAACTTACGGGAAGCCCATCGATATGTCTGATGTAGTATTCCTGCAAGCAGAGGACTATTATGACATGGGTCTGACAGGATGAAACTAAAGGAATATTCAGAACCGTACTTGAGCAGCTCATCGTACATGTACATCCAAAAACAAGATTCTCTTTATACTTGTaaaaagagaaagggaaaaagaaaatccctTGGCTGAGCGACGAAACGGTATCAGTCTCGTCTTCCAAACCTAGATTCCTAAATGCGAACCCGAGTCTTTAATGAAACAAACTTAAAGCTTTTGTTGTAGAAACAAGGGCTGT
It contains:
- the LOC121234961 gene encoding SWI/SNF complex subunit SWI3A: METTTHDPTSKLDEPELDLYTIPSHSSWFLWDEIHATEKLALREFFDGSSFSRTPKIYKEYRDFIINKYREEPSRRLSFTDVRKSLVGDVSLLHKVFRFLDERGLINFSAPSGNNTSLVVVEDGEDRSRIKIEGVVPNAVRVGASPNSPKPISVPPNVVDNAVEKGFKFLPLASYSDVFGDLVKPKGLICGNCGGICDSGHYKYTKGEFIICINCFKNQNYGENRSMDEFKLNECAENKGSDGAIWTEAETLLLLESVLKHGDDWELVAQNVQTKSKVDCILKLIELPFGELVLGSAHKYGNYGGLNGSMNGTKQAQLSSSEHHEAIRLEGQCHEQINEREENGDTVDQGHPSKRQRIASLSDAGSSLMKQVARISTMVGSQTTAAAAEAAVTALCDENSFPREIFDVEEDHISNGLSSPTASYEAERVLKNEESKTKEGLTQSETVYTPHKRDDIPLTLQIRASIATALGAAAARAKLLAEQEDREVENLVGIIIETQMKKLHQKIKHFEDLELIMEKEYTEMEELKDCLLAERIGVLQKAINAGISRWRDHSVKS